A window of Phragmites australis chromosome 2, lpPhrAust1.1, whole genome shotgun sequence genomic DNA:
GGAACCCACTGGCTCCTAGTACTTATGGACCAACTAGCAGTTACCCACAAACTGCTCATGGCCAACAATCATACGTGCAAGCGTACGGTGAGCAATGGTATGGCAACTACATGCAAGGGCAGCAGTACTATGGACAACAGCCAATGCATTTACAGGCAGGCTACCAATCTTACCCTACACAGCAATATCCCTATGGCAATCCAGTCTCAACCACGCCATCTCAGCCAGCTCCTGGTTATGGTTATTACTATGGAGCAGCTCCTGGTGGTGCTGATGATTACACGCATCCTTCAGGAGGCTATCAGCAGCCCACGAACCAAGTTGCTTCGGCCTACCCACAGCAAGGGATGCAGTCTGGTGGTTATGGGCAGTACCCGTTGTCTCAAGCAAGGTACACTGCTCAGGCAGTTGCTAACAACGCAAGCTACGGATACTATGGTATGACAACTGATGTTGCTGCGTATGGCAACACCCAGCCAGGCGCAGGATATGTTTCAGTCCCTGGAGGCCATCCTGTCAACCAAGGACCAGGAGGATATGCACAGGCACAACCTCAGGAATTTCCTGCTGGCAACGAGCGCCAATCGGTGCCACCACCGCCAGGCACTAGCACGGGCTAGTTCAATCGCGCAGGTTTGTTGACTGACTCTGGCTGACCTGGGAAGGTGTTGTTGGCTGTACCACCACTCCACCAGGTAGGTAACATTGCGTCATTCTCGGCCGTGCGCTCAGACAACGTTGAGAATGTTTTCTGCTGCCATCAGATTTTTGATCGCTGATACTGGTAATGTTCAAGTTGAATTATGACGCATTGGACATGATAATCTGCcaacatctaattttttacaTTGTTCTTGTTTGGATGTCTGCCACCCTTCAGCATGGTGACTTGTTCATCAGTTCATGCCCATTTGATAGCAAGTATGGCTTGATACCTCTGAAATTTGATTTGGATAGCTCATTTGATCGTTCAGAACCCCGTCGATGTGGTTGAGAAGAGTTACTCCTTTTGGAACAGCTGTTCAGTCTCAGAATGAGGTTTTGTCATGGCCACGGGTGACACTAAGGCTTCGTGTATTGTGGGAAGGTATATGGCGAATTTACAGACGAGGTAATCAGTACATATTGTCAAGCACTATATGGAGAATTCACAGAAGAGGAAATCAGCATATATTgtcactctctctcacacacgcATGTTTGCCAGTTTCAAAGCCTTGCCAGTATAGTAGCATCTTCCCAGCAAATGGTTTACAGCCGGCCATTACAGGTACAACTCGGCTCAACAATTCAATTGAACGTATAACCACACACCGATGTATGCGTAAGGCTTAGAATACATGACTGGAACTCGGATAGATTTTCACAGACAGGCAAATGAGAGACAAACATTACATAGGTATGTTAAACCTTCCCAAAGAAACAAAAGCATTATAGAACTACTTCTAATTCTTAACGGTCGTTTGGATACAACCTGTGAACCTAAAGTGAATCACATCTTTATTTTAACTGCAAAAAGAACTGCCGCTCTTCATCTTAGGGTCACAGCAGCAAACCCTCATCAAGCAGTGGCATTCTTCAGGTATGCAATGACATCAACACGTTCCTGCGGCTTTTTCAGTCCAGGGAACACCTTCTTGGTTCCGGGAATATACTGCATAGGAAAAACAGAATAGTTTTACTGTTGCTGCAATATTATATAAAATCAAACAATGTCACTCCACAAGTCAAAAGAGAGAGCAAATATGACAAATGTATGCAGAACCAGAGGGGATAATGTTTAAGGCATACTGAATGGTGATGCTAATGTAATAAGACCAACCGGTAGTCTGGTACTTCATAATTTCACAGCGTGCATTACTAGTACCTATCAAAATGTAAAAAACAATCACGGCTAGCATAACAAATAAGCTGTTCTGCAGAAATGAATATCT
This region includes:
- the LOC133909330 gene encoding uncharacterized protein LOC133909330 isoform X1, whose amino-acid sequence is MNMNPQNPLHQPYGGYSQPQQEVLGVGMSTGRDQRSGGPGQVHPQGGGAYYTHSSGGPGGVPVSMGYNYGNPLAPSTYGPTSSYPQTAHGQQSYVQAYGEQWYGNYMQGQQYYGQQPMHLQAGYQSYPTQQYPYGNPVSTTPSQPAPGYGYYYGAAPGGADDYTHPSGGYQQPTNQVASAYPQQGMQSGGYGQYPLSQARYTAQAVANNASYGYYGMTTDVAAYGNTQPGAGYVSVPGGHPVNQGPGGYAQAQPQEFPAGNERQSVPPPPGTSTG